One genomic region from Leifsonia poae encodes:
- a CDS encoding phosphatase PAP2 family protein, whose product MRVGTGLRATPFFWGALGTAAAFVVVYLVFVRSYIGQLIDERAFAGADVWKGDLIEFAHAFLNALPVVSVVLACIIAVIVVAIRRNWGVFVVAVAAAALANGSTQLLKYTVLSRPEKGVDTGLSNSLPSGHTTVAASAALVVFLLVSPRFRPLAAVLGAVFSVAAGASTLVEQWHRPSDVVAGLLVVAFWGCIAGIVLSWMRVEPADPPVRTRLWPLVWVAVVSGAGSIVALAVTYFSAEAGSSHLFVAYAGGVAAIVAAGCALAALGNRLYRTLG is encoded by the coding sequence ATGCGAGTCGGAACGGGTCTGCGTGCCACCCCCTTCTTCTGGGGTGCGCTCGGCACGGCTGCCGCGTTCGTGGTCGTGTACCTGGTGTTCGTGCGCAGCTACATCGGACAGCTCATCGACGAACGCGCGTTCGCGGGCGCGGATGTCTGGAAGGGTGACCTCATCGAGTTCGCGCACGCCTTCCTCAACGCTCTGCCGGTCGTCTCGGTCGTCTTGGCGTGCATCATCGCCGTGATCGTCGTCGCCATCCGCCGCAATTGGGGTGTGTTCGTGGTGGCCGTCGCCGCTGCAGCCCTCGCCAACGGGAGCACCCAGCTGCTGAAGTACACGGTGCTGAGCCGCCCGGAGAAGGGAGTGGACACCGGTCTGAGCAACTCCCTCCCGTCGGGGCACACCACTGTCGCGGCCTCGGCCGCGCTCGTCGTATTCCTGCTCGTCAGCCCCCGGTTCCGGCCGCTCGCCGCGGTGCTCGGTGCGGTGTTCTCGGTCGCGGCCGGCGCATCCACTCTCGTGGAGCAGTGGCACCGTCCGAGCGATGTGGTGGCCGGCCTGCTCGTCGTCGCGTTCTGGGGGTGCATCGCCGGAATCGTGCTGAGCTGGATGCGCGTCGAGCCCGCCGACCCGCCTGTGCGCACCCGGCTGTGGCCGCTGGTCTGGGTCGCGGTCGTGAGCGGGGCGGGCTCGATCGTCGCGCTCGCCGTGACCTACTTCTCAGCCGAGGCGGGCTCGTCTCACCTGTTCGTCGCCTACGCCGGCGGTGTCGCCGCGATCGTGGCGGCCGGCTGTGCGCTCGCCGCTCTCGGCAACCGCCTCTACCGAACGCTCGGCTGA
- a CDS encoding LacI family DNA-binding transcriptional regulator: MTTDVGGTPPVPTLEAVAARAGVSRATVSRVVNGSPKVTAEVVANVTRAIADLNYVPNRAARSLASRRTLVIALVVPESTAKVFADPFFASIVQGVALHLADTEYTLNMVISSELNPDKTRRYLMGGNVDGALVVSHHSGDHSYAQLGGSVPIVFGGRPLSDAEHASTFVDVDNVAGAAGATDHLIQRGRRSIAIIAGPQDMPAGADRLSGWRQAMTAAGLPTDLIEFGDFSPVSGRDAMQRLLDRGTPIDALFATNDQMAAGAYSAILESGRSIPDDIAVVGFDDDYFGLTATPTLTTVHQPSIGLGETMAEVLVKRIEGEPVDRVTLLPTELVLRHSS, from the coding sequence ATGACGACGGATGTGGGGGGCACTCCGCCTGTGCCGACCCTCGAGGCGGTCGCCGCGCGAGCGGGCGTCTCCCGGGCCACCGTCTCGCGCGTGGTCAACGGCTCCCCCAAGGTGACGGCGGAGGTCGTCGCGAACGTCACCCGGGCGATCGCCGACCTCAACTATGTGCCGAACCGGGCCGCCCGATCCCTGGCCTCCCGGCGCACCCTGGTGATCGCGCTCGTCGTCCCCGAGTCGACAGCGAAGGTGTTCGCCGACCCGTTCTTCGCCTCGATCGTGCAAGGCGTCGCCCTGCATCTGGCGGACACCGAATACACGCTGAACATGGTCATCTCCTCCGAGCTCAACCCGGACAAGACCCGCCGCTACCTGATGGGCGGCAACGTCGACGGCGCACTCGTGGTCTCTCACCACTCGGGCGACCACTCCTACGCCCAGCTCGGCGGATCCGTGCCCATCGTGTTCGGCGGCCGTCCGCTCAGCGACGCCGAACACGCATCGACATTCGTCGACGTCGACAACGTCGCCGGAGCGGCGGGCGCCACCGACCATCTCATCCAGCGCGGGCGCCGCAGCATCGCGATCATCGCCGGCCCGCAGGACATGCCCGCCGGCGCCGACCGTCTGAGCGGCTGGCGCCAGGCGATGACGGCAGCCGGACTCCCGACCGACCTCATCGAGTTCGGCGACTTCTCGCCGGTGTCGGGCCGGGATGCGATGCAGCGGCTCCTCGACCGCGGCACCCCCATCGACGCCCTGTTCGCCACGAACGACCAGATGGCGGCCGGCGCATACTCCGCCATCCTCGAGAGCGGCCGCAGCATCCCGGACGACATCGCGGTCGTCGGGTTCGACGACGACTACTTCGGCCTCACGGCCACGCCGACCCTCACCACCGTGCACCAGCCCTCCATCGGGCTCGGCGAGACGATGGCGGAGGTGCTCGTGAAACGGATCGAGGGCGAACCCGTCGACCGAGTCACACTGCTGCCCACCGAACTCGTGCTTCGCCACAGCAGCTGA
- a CDS encoding glycoside hydrolase family 1 protein — translation MNDTPPNLTSNRPLSSKWPAGFLWGSATAAAQIEGAGHEDGKEDSIWDRFARVPNAIAGGDTPEVAVDHYHRMPADVALMKELGLQSYRFSTSWARVVPGGRQTNRAGLDFYSRLVDELLDTGILPWLTLYHWDLPQALEDAGGWAERDTAYRFRDYAAVVFDALSDRVTHWTTFNEPLCSSLIAYAAGEHAPGRREPRAALAAVHHQHLAHGLAVQTMRERGADAADLRFGITLNLTTAVPADPGDAVDIEAARRIDGLWNRLFLEPLLLGRYPDDVLADVADHGLSEHIRDGDLATIAQPIDFLGVNHYHDDNVSGHPLPAGTIPGPVPTDRPKSSPFVGSEYVTFPPRDLPHTAMGWEVNPEGLHRLLVRLGDDYPTLPPLYVTENGAAYDDELDADGRVPDADREAYIVAHLAAVQAAIADGADVRGYFVWSLLDNFEWAWGYEKRFGIVRVDYQTQQRTVKQSGHTYARLIAEATAADTAHPRGLRRNAADSRVAL, via the coding sequence ATGAACGACACTCCCCCGAACCTGACTTCGAACCGGCCCCTCTCGTCGAAGTGGCCCGCCGGCTTCCTCTGGGGCTCCGCCACGGCCGCTGCCCAAATCGAGGGCGCCGGCCACGAGGACGGGAAAGAGGACTCGATCTGGGATCGGTTCGCCCGAGTCCCGAACGCCATCGCCGGGGGTGACACGCCCGAAGTGGCCGTGGACCACTACCACCGGATGCCCGCCGACGTCGCCCTCATGAAGGAGCTCGGCCTGCAGTCGTACCGCTTCTCCACCTCGTGGGCGCGCGTCGTCCCCGGCGGACGGCAGACGAACCGGGCCGGTCTCGACTTCTACAGCCGCCTGGTCGACGAACTGCTCGACACCGGGATCCTCCCCTGGCTGACGCTCTACCACTGGGATCTCCCGCAAGCGCTCGAAGACGCCGGCGGGTGGGCCGAGCGGGACACGGCGTACCGGTTCCGCGACTACGCCGCGGTCGTCTTCGACGCGCTCAGTGACCGTGTCACGCACTGGACCACCTTCAACGAGCCGCTCTGCTCCTCGCTCATCGCCTACGCGGCCGGCGAGCACGCGCCAGGCCGGCGGGAGCCCCGCGCGGCGCTCGCGGCCGTGCACCACCAGCACCTGGCCCACGGCCTGGCCGTTCAGACGATGCGCGAGCGGGGCGCCGATGCCGCCGACCTCCGATTCGGTATCACGCTCAACCTCACTACGGCGGTCCCCGCCGACCCCGGCGACGCCGTCGACATCGAAGCAGCCCGCCGCATCGACGGGCTCTGGAACCGTCTGTTCCTCGAGCCGCTGCTGCTCGGCCGCTACCCTGACGACGTTCTCGCAGACGTGGCCGACCACGGCCTGTCCGAGCACATCCGTGACGGCGACCTGGCCACCATCGCCCAGCCCATCGACTTCCTCGGCGTGAACCACTACCACGACGACAACGTCAGCGGACACCCGCTGCCGGCCGGCACCATCCCTGGGCCGGTGCCGACCGATCGGCCGAAATCCTCTCCGTTCGTGGGCAGTGAGTACGTCACGTTCCCGCCCCGCGACCTCCCCCACACCGCGATGGGCTGGGAGGTGAACCCCGAAGGGCTGCACCGGCTGCTGGTGCGCCTCGGCGACGACTACCCCACCCTCCCCCCGCTCTACGTCACGGAGAACGGGGCCGCCTACGACGACGAACTCGACGCCGACGGCCGGGTGCCGGATGCGGATCGCGAGGCGTACATCGTCGCCCACCTCGCCGCGGTGCAGGCGGCCATCGCCGACGGCGCCGATGTGCGGGGCTACTTCGTGTGGTCGCTGCTCGACAACTTCGAGTGGGCCTGGGGGTACGAGAAGCGGTTCGGCATCGTCCGGGTCGACTACCAGACGCAGCAGCGCACGGTGAAGCAGAGCGGTCACACTTACGCACGGCTGATCGCCGAGGCCACCGCGGCCGACACCGCCCACCCGCGCGGCCTGCGGCGCAACGCAGCCGATTCACGTGTCGCGCTCTAG
- a CDS encoding carbohydrate ABC transporter permease, translating to MTATAPRLGDTVAKPTTSHGRPPRRKALGIDRRPGFLTYGLLIVVFVGGAYPLWWSVVAGSSPSSVLTSTWPPLLPGGQFWTNVAQVFDTVPFWLALGNSVIVASVITLSVVAFSTLAGYAFAKLRFRGREGLMVFVIATLAVPTQLGIIPLFMVMKQFGWTGTLGAVIIPTLVTAFGVFFMRQYLVDVIPEELIEAARMDGASMIRTFWHVGVPAARPAMAILGLFTFMTAWTDYLWPLLVVPQNPTLQVALSQLQSAKYVDYSIVLAGAVMATIPLLILFVLAGRQLVSGIMAGAVKG from the coding sequence ATGACCGCCACCGCACCCCGCCTCGGCGACACCGTCGCGAAGCCCACCACATCTCACGGCCGCCCCCCGCGCCGCAAAGCCCTCGGGATCGATCGCCGGCCCGGGTTCCTCACCTACGGTCTGCTGATCGTCGTGTTCGTCGGCGGGGCCTACCCGCTCTGGTGGTCGGTCGTCGCCGGCTCCAGCCCCAGCTCGGTGCTCACCTCCACCTGGCCACCGTTGCTGCCCGGCGGCCAGTTCTGGACGAACGTCGCGCAGGTGTTCGACACCGTGCCGTTCTGGCTCGCGCTCGGCAACTCGGTGATCGTGGCCAGCGTGATCACCCTCTCGGTCGTGGCATTCTCCACCCTCGCCGGGTACGCATTCGCGAAGCTCCGGTTCCGGGGGCGCGAAGGGCTGATGGTCTTCGTGATCGCGACGCTGGCGGTCCCCACCCAGCTGGGCATCATCCCCCTGTTCATGGTGATGAAGCAGTTCGGCTGGACCGGCACGCTCGGCGCGGTCATCATCCCGACCCTGGTGACCGCGTTCGGCGTGTTCTTCATGCGGCAGTACCTCGTCGACGTGATCCCGGAGGAACTGATCGAGGCGGCCCGGATGGACGGCGCCAGCATGATCCGCACCTTCTGGCACGTCGGGGTTCCGGCCGCCCGCCCGGCGATGGCCATCCTCGGGCTGTTCACGTTCATGACCGCGTGGACCGACTACCTCTGGCCCCTGCTCGTCGTGCCGCAGAACCCCACCCTGCAGGTGGCCCTCAGCCAACTGCAGTCCGCGAAGTATGTCGACTACTCGATCGTGCTCGCCGGCGCTGTCATGGCGACGATCCCCCTGCTCATCCTCTTCGTGCTGGCCGGCCGACAGCTGGTCTCCGGCATCATGGCCGGCGCGGTGAAAGGCTAA
- a CDS encoding carbohydrate ABC transporter permease yields MTTVTKPPTTATRPGTDRSGTGRRRPDRGPERDTRSLTFRQKLTRFDVKASPYFYVAPFFVLFGLVGLFPLVYTFVVSLNKWNLLTGPGEWIGFGNYIAELNDPFFWNSLFNTVSIFLLSAIPQLIGAVFIAAILDQNIRGRTFWRMSVLLPYIVTPVAVTLIFSSAFDEKYGLINNLLQSFHLAPINWKTDTFPSHVAIASMVNWRWTGYNALILLAAMQAVPRDIHESAALDGAGSFRRFFSITLPSIRPTMIFVIITATIGGLQIFTEPKLFNPSSAVPGGAQRQYQTTVLYLWDMAFNRQNFGKASAIAWLLFLIIVLFGLLNFLISRRIASTESRLLKRRTAKRLTQHKAAERHEAADHREVTEETRA; encoded by the coding sequence ATGACCACCGTCACCAAGCCACCCACCACCGCAACGCGGCCCGGGACCGATCGGAGCGGCACCGGCCGCCGGCGCCCCGACCGCGGACCCGAGCGGGACACCCGCTCGCTCACCTTCCGGCAGAAGCTCACCCGCTTCGATGTGAAGGCGTCGCCCTACTTCTACGTCGCACCGTTCTTCGTGCTCTTCGGACTCGTCGGCCTGTTCCCGCTCGTGTACACGTTCGTCGTGTCCCTGAACAAGTGGAACCTGCTCACCGGTCCCGGCGAGTGGATCGGCTTCGGCAACTACATCGCCGAGCTGAACGACCCGTTCTTCTGGAACTCGCTGTTCAACACCGTGAGCATCTTCCTGCTCTCCGCTATACCGCAGCTGATCGGCGCTGTCTTCATCGCCGCGATCCTCGACCAGAACATCCGCGGCCGCACCTTCTGGCGGATGAGCGTGCTGCTGCCCTACATCGTCACCCCGGTTGCAGTGACCCTGATCTTCTCCAGTGCGTTCGACGAGAAGTACGGACTGATCAACAACCTCCTGCAGTCGTTCCACCTCGCCCCGATCAACTGGAAGACCGACACCTTCCCCTCGCATGTGGCGATCGCCTCCATGGTCAATTGGCGGTGGACCGGCTACAACGCGCTCATCCTTCTGGCGGCCATGCAGGCCGTGCCGCGCGACATCCACGAGTCGGCCGCCCTCGACGGGGCGGGCTCGTTCCGGCGCTTCTTCTCGATCACGCTGCCGAGCATCCGGCCCACCATGATCTTCGTGATCATCACCGCCACCATCGGCGGCCTTCAGATCTTCACGGAGCCGAAGCTGTTCAACCCGTCGAGTGCCGTTCCGGGCGGCGCCCAGCGGCAGTACCAGACCACCGTGCTCTACCTGTGGGACATGGCATTCAACCGCCAGAACTTCGGCAAGGCGTCGGCGATCGCCTGGCTGCTGTTCCTCATCATCGTGCTGTTCGGGCTGCTGAACTTCCTCATCTCGCGCCGGATCGCCTCCACCGAGAGCCGACTGCTCAAACGACGCACCGCGAAACGGCTCACCCAGCACAAGGCCGCGGAACGGCACGAGGCCGCCGACCACCGCGAAGTCACCGAGGAGACGAGAGCATGA
- a CDS encoding ABC transporter substrate-binding protein, producing the protein MKFSRRTKAAAAVAAAASFALLAAGCSSGGEGGSSSNPITLTVTTFGTMGLDKLYSQYEKEHPGIKIKATNIDTGDNALTDWQTKEAAGSGLPDVQSVEEGWLSKVMQVSDQFTDLKDYGASKIDSRWVDWKVKQATDKDGRVIGYGTDIGPEGLCYNGKLFAAAGLPSDRDSVAALFGGADATWADYFTVGEKYKAATGKAFYDQSGFLWNSMVNQQKEGYYTSDGKLNIENNADLKGLWSQLAAGAAAGLSSNQTQWDWGKGKAFTDGSFATFVCPGWMLGVVQGQVKAGGGDAATGWDFANVFPGGAANWGGSFLTVPKQSKHPKEAAALAEWLTTAKSQVAAFQAAGTFPSVVEAQSDPGVTGTSDLTKFFNNAPVGEILGERAKGVVAQYKGPDDSVIQSQVFGPAVQQLDSGKANGDQAWANAMTLLNQLVVNK; encoded by the coding sequence GTGAAGTTCTCACGACGCACCAAGGCTGCGGCGGCCGTTGCCGCCGCCGCATCCTTCGCCCTCCTCGCCGCCGGATGCTCATCCGGCGGCGAGGGCGGCAGCAGCTCGAACCCCATCACCCTGACCGTCACGACGTTCGGAACGATGGGGCTCGACAAGCTCTACTCGCAGTACGAGAAGGAGCACCCGGGGATCAAGATCAAGGCGACCAACATCGACACCGGCGACAACGCCCTCACCGACTGGCAGACGAAGGAGGCGGCCGGCAGCGGTCTCCCCGACGTTCAGTCCGTCGAAGAGGGATGGCTGAGCAAGGTCATGCAGGTCTCCGACCAGTTCACCGACCTCAAGGACTACGGCGCGTCGAAGATCGACAGCCGCTGGGTCGACTGGAAGGTGAAGCAGGCCACCGACAAAGACGGCCGCGTCATCGGCTACGGCACCGACATCGGGCCCGAAGGTCTCTGCTACAACGGCAAGCTGTTCGCCGCGGCAGGCCTGCCGAGCGATCGGGACTCCGTCGCCGCCCTGTTCGGCGGCGCCGACGCCACCTGGGCCGACTACTTCACGGTCGGCGAGAAGTACAAGGCGGCCACCGGCAAGGCGTTCTACGACCAGTCCGGCTTTCTGTGGAACTCCATGGTCAACCAGCAGAAGGAGGGGTACTACACCTCCGACGGCAAGCTGAACATCGAGAACAACGCCGACCTCAAAGGCCTGTGGAGCCAGCTCGCCGCGGGCGCCGCCGCGGGCCTCTCCTCGAACCAGACACAGTGGGACTGGGGCAAGGGCAAGGCGTTCACCGACGGTTCGTTCGCCACATTCGTCTGCCCGGGCTGGATGCTCGGCGTCGTGCAGGGCCAGGTCAAGGCCGGCGGCGGCGATGCCGCAACCGGGTGGGACTTCGCCAATGTGTTCCCGGGCGGCGCCGCCAACTGGGGTGGCTCGTTCCTCACGGTGCCCAAGCAGTCGAAGCACCCGAAGGAGGCCGCGGCCCTGGCCGAATGGCTGACCACGGCGAAGTCGCAGGTCGCCGCGTTCCAGGCGGCCGGCACGTTCCCGTCGGTGGTCGAGGCGCAGAGCGACCCGGGCGTCACGGGCACGAGCGACCTGACGAAGTTCTTCAACAACGCTCCGGTCGGTGAGATCCTCGGCGAGCGCGCGAAGGGCGTCGTCGCCCAGTACAAGGGCCCGGATGACTCGGTCATCCAATCGCAGGTGTTCGGCCCGGCCGTTCAGCAGCTCGACTCGGGCAAGGCGAACGGCGACCAGGCGTGGGCCAACGCCATGACGCTGCTCAACCAGCTGGTCGTCAACAAGTAA